A single Prevotella sp. E15-22 DNA region contains:
- a CDS encoding Fic family protein: MSYIPPFTVSAEAINLIAEISAQIERYAIRLEQEDGLRLRKANRIKTIHSSLAIEGNTLSEEEVRDVLDGKNVVAPVRQIQEVKNAIKTYELYPTLDAFKEKDLLKAHGVMMQALVDNAGHYRKGGVGVFGEKGLVHLAPPADRVPMLMGELFDWLKHSKDHLLIRSCVFHFEFEFIHPFVDGNGRMGRLWQSLILGKLHPLFEHLPVENMVYSNQQQYYDAITASTNAGQSGPFIDFMLGEIYKTLKQHQGNPLSNTADEFDAKFGKEFGVKYGVKFGVNEKKVLLLLASNPSLSAGDLAAQIGLSQRGIEKQLKKFRDLGIITRKGSDKTGYWDFVKE, encoded by the coding sequence ATGAGCTACATACCACCATTCACAGTAAGTGCCGAAGCCATCAATCTGATTGCAGAGATTTCTGCACAGATAGAGCGTTATGCCATTCGTTTGGAGCAGGAGGATGGTTTGCGCCTTCGCAAGGCAAACCGCATCAAGACCATTCATTCCTCACTGGCCATTGAGGGCAATACGCTTTCAGAGGAAGAGGTTCGCGATGTCCTTGATGGAAAAAACGTGGTGGCTCCAGTCCGACAGATTCAGGAGGTAAAGAACGCCATAAAGACCTACGAGTTATATCCTACGCTCGATGCCTTCAAGGAGAAAGACCTTCTAAAGGCACATGGTGTGATGATGCAGGCATTGGTTGATAATGCAGGGCACTATCGTAAAGGTGGCGTGGGCGTGTTTGGCGAGAAAGGATTGGTTCATTTGGCTCCTCCTGCCGATCGTGTTCCTATGTTGATGGGCGAACTCTTTGATTGGCTGAAACATTCAAAAGATCATCTGCTTATCCGTTCCTGTGTGTTTCATTTCGAGTTTGAGTTTATTCATCCCTTTGTCGATGGCAACGGACGAATGGGGCGCTTGTGGCAGTCACTGATACTTGGCAAATTGCATCCGCTCTTCGAGCATTTGCCTGTAGAGAATATGGTCTATAGCAATCAGCAGCAGTATTACGATGCCATCACAGCCAGTACGAATGCTGGGCAGTCAGGTCCGTTTATCGACTTTATGCTGGGTGAGATATATAAGACGCTGAAACAGCATCAGGGAAACCCTTTGTCAAATACAGCTGATGAGTTCGATGCAAAGTTCGGCAAAGAGTTCGGTGTAAAGTATGGTGTAAAGTTCGGTGTAAACGAAAAAAAGGTCTTGCTACTTTTGGCATCCAATCCATCTTTATCTGCTGGAGACCTTGCAGCTCAAATAGGATTGAGTCAGCGTGGCATAGAGAAACAATTAAAGAAGTTCCGTGACCTCGGAATTATTACTAGAAAGGGAAGTGACAAAACTGGTTACTGGGATTTCGTAAAGGAATAG
- a CDS encoding Fic family protein — MKEKELYIDFDEYIRQGEPGQQEKAGYWQTAIGLQAVDGLKVSNYLQDTARKHIEGDITIDEARELVNQYYITKTAHDANDEDKEEGDRVSSNIVKVLSSPTFDFSTGGYQSIHRRVFEGVMKHAGELRTYDITKKEWVLEGDTVLYLNWEDLHRALDYDLEQERAYSYKGKSHDEMIAHLTRFVSGLWQIHAFGEGNTRTTAVFTIQYLRSLGFEVSNDQFARHSWYFRNALVRANYRNVAKGIDYSPVYLERFFRNLLLGEQWDLRNRYLHIHPTEEWSEQPNLASPHKYPTSTPQVQDKLHTDNPNIVRLVQVVREQELSVKEIMEGIGLKDRKNVLNLYLNPAIAEGYVRLLYPQSPRHPRQKYLLTVKGLALLNELNK; from the coding sequence ATGAAAGAAAAGGAACTGTATATAGACTTTGACGAGTATATCCGCCAAGGTGAGCCTGGGCAGCAGGAGAAGGCTGGTTATTGGCAGACTGCTATTGGACTGCAGGCAGTAGATGGTTTGAAAGTTTCGAACTATCTTCAGGATACTGCCCGTAAGCACATCGAGGGTGATATTACCATCGATGAAGCTCGTGAACTTGTCAATCAATACTACATCACCAAGACTGCTCATGATGCTAACGATGAAGATAAGGAGGAGGGCGACCGTGTGTCGTCGAACATTGTGAAGGTGCTTTCCAGTCCTACCTTCGACTTCAGCACAGGTGGCTACCAGTCTATTCATCGTCGCGTTTTCGAGGGCGTGATGAAACATGCTGGTGAGCTTCGTACCTACGACATCACTAAGAAGGAATGGGTGTTGGAAGGTGACACAGTGCTCTATCTGAACTGGGAAGACCTGCATCGTGCTCTTGACTACGACCTTGAGCAGGAACGTGCATACAGCTACAAAGGCAAAAGCCATGACGAGATGATAGCCCATCTGACACGATTCGTCTCAGGTTTATGGCAAATCCATGCGTTTGGTGAGGGCAATACACGCACAACGGCAGTTTTTACTATACAGTACCTACGTTCATTAGGTTTTGAAGTAAGCAATGATCAGTTTGCTCGTCATTCGTGGTATTTCCGCAATGCACTAGTACGTGCCAACTATCGCAATGTGGCGAAAGGAATAGACTATTCCCCCGTTTATCTGGAGCGTTTCTTCCGTAATCTGCTACTTGGTGAGCAATGGGATTTGCGTAACCGCTACCTGCATATCCATCCCACTGAGGAGTGGAGCGAGCAGCCGAATCTGGCTTCACCCCACAAGTACCCCACAAGTACCCCACAAGTACAGGATAAGTTGCATACTGATAATCCGAATATCGTTAGATTGGTCCAAGTTGTTAGAGAACAGGAATTGTCAGTAAAGGAAATAATGGAAGGCATAGGGTTGAAAGACAGGAAGAACGTATTGAATCTGTATCTCAACCCAGCTATCGCAGAGGGTTATGTCCGTCTGCTGTACCCCCAGTCACCTCGCCATCCACGGCAGAAATACCTGTTGACGGTGAAGGGACTTGCACTTCTTAATGAATTGAATAAGTGA
- the hsdR gene encoding EcoAI/FtnUII family type I restriction enzme subunit R has product MDDSVYSLSEEDIKLRYITPSILGKGWSVDDITMETKVKLTDGKINLRGNLVARGKAKYADYMLYFNRATPIAIVEAKDANHSVSYGMQQAKEYASMMDIPFAFSSNGFGFHEYDFLTGRERSFSMDEFPTKEELYARFLSESHDGNGLSDAELKVINQPFCTGLDIYPPRYYQRNAVNRTVGAVAQGTKRMLLVMATGTGKTYTAFQIVYRLINAGLVKKVLYLADRNILVDQSIEQDFKPLTNVTHKVNYAQDKKSKPTAHVVYFSLYQQLIGEDGKQNYKELFKPEFFDLVIVDECHRGSAKDDSNWREILEYFSGAIQIGMTATPKETRYQSNITYFGEPLYSYSLKEGIDDGFLAPYKVINITTNIGDEWRPTKGQLDINGHPIEDRIYNNQDYDYNIVIEDRTREVAHEISCYLKATDPMAKTIVFCADEDHAERMRIALVNENADMCKIYPDYVVRITGSDAYGQSKLDYFISVASKTPVIATTSKLLSTGVDCKMVKLIALDQRINSMTEFKQIVGRGTRIREKDGKTHFTIMDFRNITRLFADPDWDGPLEVDKGYLPDRAKPYVLPTDKTDDSGTKVQEERPIVDRDGCEVRVINKVVSVYDSNGKLLRTESITDYTKKNINDTYANLNDFINHWNEAERKAEITDLMRESGIDLQALKESQGMADVDDFDFICHIAYGKKPLSRRERAENVKKRDVFSKYGPEAKKVLEALLDKYATDGISQLENRKVLSLDPFRQMGSPASIAKMFGGNQQYFSAVKELETMIYNDIA; this is encoded by the coding sequence ATGGACGATTCTGTTTATTCCTTGTCAGAGGAAGACATCAAATTGCGATACATCACACCCTCTATTTTGGGGAAGGGATGGTCGGTAGATGACATCACGATGGAAACCAAGGTGAAGCTTACAGATGGTAAGATTAACCTTAGGGGAAACCTTGTGGCACGAGGCAAGGCAAAGTATGCTGATTACATGCTTTATTTTAATCGTGCTACGCCTATAGCCATAGTTGAGGCCAAGGATGCCAACCACTCCGTTAGTTATGGCATGCAGCAGGCCAAGGAATACGCCTCGATGATGGACATCCCTTTCGCTTTCAGCTCTAACGGCTTTGGGTTCCATGAGTACGATTTCCTGACTGGCAGGGAGCGTTCGTTCTCAATGGATGAATTTCCTACGAAAGAAGAGCTTTATGCCCGATTCCTTTCCGAGAGTCATGACGGCAATGGCCTGTCTGATGCAGAACTGAAGGTTATCAATCAGCCTTTTTGCACAGGATTGGATATCTATCCACCACGCTATTATCAGCGTAATGCTGTTAATCGCACTGTGGGCGCTGTGGCCCAAGGAACCAAGCGTATGCTGTTGGTGATGGCAACGGGTACAGGTAAGACCTATACAGCCTTCCAGATAGTCTATCGCCTGATTAATGCAGGACTGGTGAAGAAAGTGCTTTATCTGGCCGACCGTAACATCTTGGTTGATCAGTCTATCGAGCAGGATTTTAAGCCACTCACCAACGTGACGCATAAGGTGAACTATGCACAGGATAAAAAGAGTAAGCCAACTGCTCATGTAGTTTACTTCTCGTTATACCAGCAGCTGATAGGCGAAGATGGCAAACAGAATTATAAAGAGCTGTTCAAGCCTGAGTTCTTCGATTTAGTGATTGTCGACGAGTGTCATCGTGGAAGTGCAAAGGATGACAGCAACTGGCGCGAGATACTTGAATACTTCAGTGGGGCCATCCAGATAGGTATGACAGCCACACCCAAGGAAACACGCTACCAGTCGAATATTACCTATTTTGGCGAACCACTCTATTCCTATAGTCTGAAAGAGGGTATCGACGATGGCTTCCTAGCTCCCTACAAGGTGATAAACATCACCACCAACATTGGTGACGAATGGCGACCCACCAAGGGACAATTGGATATCAACGGCCATCCCATTGAAGACAGAATATACAATAATCAGGATTACGACTACAATATCGTCATAGAAGACAGAACACGAGAGGTGGCTCACGAAATATCGTGTTATCTGAAAGCCACTGATCCAATGGCGAAGACCATTGTGTTTTGTGCTGACGAGGATCATGCAGAACGTATGCGCATTGCCTTGGTCAACGAGAATGCTGATATGTGCAAGATTTATCCAGATTATGTGGTGCGCATCACGGGCAGCGATGCCTATGGTCAGTCAAAACTCGACTACTTCATCTCTGTGGCCTCCAAGACCCCTGTCATCGCTACCACCAGCAAACTACTCTCAACAGGCGTAGACTGCAAGATGGTGAAGCTGATAGCACTCGACCAGCGCATCAACTCCATGACGGAGTTCAAGCAGATTGTGGGACGAGGCACTCGTATACGTGAGAAGGATGGTAAGACACACTTCACCATCATGGACTTCCGTAATATCACACGCCTGTTTGCCGATCCAGACTGGGATGGCCCGTTAGAGGTGGATAAAGGCTATCTGCCTGACAGGGCAAAGCCCTATGTGCTGCCCACGGATAAAACAGATGACAGTGGCACCAAGGTGCAGGAAGAACGACCCATTGTCGACAGAGATGGTTGCGAGGTAAGGGTTATCAACAAGGTTGTTTCTGTGTATGATTCGAATGGTAAACTGCTTCGTACAGAGAGCATCACTGACTACACCAAGAAGAATATCAACGACACTTATGCCAACCTCAACGACTTTATCAACCATTGGAATGAGGCAGAGCGCAAGGCTGAAATCACAGACCTGATGCGCGAGAGTGGTATCGACCTGCAAGCCTTGAAAGAGAGTCAGGGCATGGCCGATGTTGACGACTTTGATTTTATCTGCCACATTGCTTATGGCAAGAAACCGCTTTCTCGCAGAGAGCGTGCTGAGAACGTGAAGAAGCGCGACGTGTTCAGCAAGTATGGCCCAGAAGCCAAGAAGGTGCTCGAAGCCCTGCTTGACAAGTATGCCACAGACGGCATCAGTCAGTTGGAAAACAGAAAGGTGCTGAGCCTAGACCCCTTCCGTCAGATGGGTTCACCAGCCAGTATTGCCAAGATGTTTGGTGGTAACCAGCAGTATTTCTCGGCAGTCAAGGAATTAGAAACAATGATTTATAACGATATAGCATAA
- a CDS encoding class I SAM-dependent DNA methyltransferase, with protein MALTNFVKNIRNIMRNDAGINGDAQRIEQIAWMLFLKVYDEKENDWEFNEDNYKSFIPEDCRWRNWAKDNGDGEALTADALLDFVDNTLFPTLKGLEVTPSTPMRSAIVKATFLNANQYMKDGVLLRQVINVIDDLDLSSYEESHAFGEIYETILKEMQSAGSAGEFYTPRALTDFMAEIIAPQVGEQMADFACGTGGFLTSWLKALDKQVKTAEDREAYAHSIYGIEKKQFPYMLCVTNMLLHDIDSPQVNYGNSLTKDVLNYTDDDKFDVILMNPPYGGNEKNDVKRHFPADLSSSETADLFMVVIQYRLKKKGRAAVILPDGFLFGADNAKLAIKEKLLREFNLHTIIRLPGSIFAPYTSIATNILFFNNEKAEGAAEGFSTKETWFYRLDMPEGYKHFSKTKPMQAAHCQPIKDWWQNRVEIIDEESGDEKSRCFSAQELLDLGLNFDQCKFPKEEEEVLRPEELLKQYHEKRTSLDAKIDQTLNEIQQMLGIEINKESL; from the coding sequence ATGGCATTAACTAACTTTGTTAAGAACATCAGAAACATCATGCGCAACGACGCAGGTATCAATGGCGATGCCCAGCGAATAGAACAGATTGCCTGGATGTTGTTTCTGAAAGTATATGATGAGAAAGAAAACGATTGGGAGTTTAACGAAGATAACTACAAGTCATTTATTCCAGAAGATTGCCGTTGGCGCAACTGGGCAAAGGACAATGGCGATGGTGAAGCCCTGACAGCCGATGCGCTGTTGGACTTTGTAGACAACACCCTGTTTCCTACACTGAAGGGACTGGAGGTAACACCCTCTACGCCCATGCGTAGTGCCATTGTTAAGGCCACTTTCCTCAATGCCAACCAATACATGAAGGATGGTGTGCTGCTTCGACAGGTGATTAACGTTATCGACGACCTCGACCTGAGCAGCTATGAGGAGAGTCACGCCTTTGGCGAGATTTACGAGACTATCCTGAAAGAAATGCAGTCTGCAGGTTCTGCAGGTGAGTTCTATACCCCTCGTGCCCTGACAGATTTCATGGCAGAGATCATTGCGCCTCAGGTAGGCGAGCAAATGGCCGACTTCGCTTGTGGCACTGGTGGCTTCCTCACCTCATGGCTGAAAGCCCTTGACAAGCAGGTTAAGACGGCAGAGGATCGAGAGGCTTATGCCCATTCCATCTATGGCATCGAGAAGAAACAGTTCCCTTATATGCTCTGCGTCACCAATATGCTGTTGCACGATATCGACTCGCCTCAGGTGAACTATGGCAACTCGCTCACAAAGGATGTGCTGAACTATACTGATGATGACAAGTTCGACGTGATTCTGATGAATCCTCCTTATGGTGGCAACGAGAAGAACGACGTGAAGCGTCACTTCCCAGCCGATCTGAGTTCCAGTGAGACAGCCGACCTGTTTATGGTGGTCATCCAGTATCGACTGAAGAAGAAGGGTAGGGCTGCTGTCATTCTGCCTGATGGCTTCCTGTTTGGTGCAGACAATGCCAAACTGGCCATCAAGGAAAAGCTGCTACGTGAGTTTAATCTGCACACCATTATCCGTCTGCCCGGTAGTATTTTTGCACCCTATACCAGCATTGCAACAAATATCCTGTTCTTCAACAACGAGAAAGCTGAAGGCGCTGCTGAGGGCTTTAGCACCAAGGAAACATGGTTCTATCGTCTGGATATGCCAGAGGGCTATAAGCATTTCTCAAAGACCAAACCCATGCAGGCAGCCCATTGCCAACCCATCAAAGACTGGTGGCAGAATCGCGTTGAAATCATCGACGAAGAATCAGGCGACGAGAAATCTCGCTGTTTCTCAGCACAAGAGTTGCTGGACCTTGGCCTGAACTTCGACCAATGTAAGTTCCCCAAAGAAGAGGAAGAGGTGCTCCGTCCCGAAGAGCTGCTGAAGCAGTATCACGAGAAACGCACTTCCCTCGATGCCAAAATTGACCAGACGCTGAACGAAATTCAGCAGATGTTGGGAATTGAAATCAATAAGGAGTCGTTATGA
- the fic gene encoding protein adenylyltransferase Fic produces MSKISFRFYKDHEVRAIWDEENSKWWFSVQDVVGAINDQSDYKKNRNYWKYLKTKLRKEENELVSATNQLKLRAADGKQYDTDVLDAEGIKLLAKYTNNQRAMDFLDWFTYSDNTIDGQSRKKAYTLWESNLVADKDVGKVKSLQQIHAYLFGGLYDFAGKIRTKTISKGNTLFCLAEYLRDNLKTIEQMPETTFDEIVDKYVEMNVAHPFMEGNGRSTRIWLDLIFKKQLKMCVDWSKIDKKDYLDAMIASHMDSTRIRELLKQALTDKIDDREIFMKGIDYSYYYEQEDEA; encoded by the coding sequence ATGAGCAAAATATCATTCCGTTTCTATAAAGACCATGAGGTCAGAGCCATTTGGGACGAAGAAAATTCCAAATGGTGGTTTTCAGTACAGGATGTTGTGGGAGCCATCAACGACCAATCGGACTACAAAAAGAACCGCAACTATTGGAAGTATCTTAAGACCAAACTTCGCAAGGAAGAAAATGAGTTGGTTAGTGCCACTAACCAACTGAAACTACGTGCAGCTGATGGCAAGCAATATGATACAGATGTGCTAGATGCAGAAGGCATCAAATTGCTAGCGAAATATACTAATAATCAGCGCGCTATGGACTTCCTTGATTGGTTTACATATAGCGACAACACTATTGACGGTCAAAGCCGCAAAAAAGCTTATACTCTTTGGGAAAGCAATCTCGTTGCAGACAAAGATGTGGGTAAGGTAAAATCTTTGCAGCAAATTCACGCCTATCTTTTTGGAGGCCTTTACGACTTTGCGGGAAAGATACGCACGAAGACTATTTCAAAGGGTAATACCCTGTTTTGTCTTGCAGAATACCTGCGTGATAATTTGAAAACTATCGAGCAGATGCCAGAGACTACTTTCGATGAGATAGTAGATAAGTATGTGGAGATGAATGTGGCCCATCCTTTTATGGAAGGTAATGGTCGCTCTACACGCATCTGGCTTGACTTGATTTTCAAGAAACAGCTGAAGATGTGTGTGGACTGGAGTAAGATAGATAAGAAAGACTATCTCGATGCTATGATTGCGAGTCACATGGACAGCACACGAATTCGTGAGTTATTGAAACAAGCTCTGACAGACAAGATTGACGATCGCGAAATCTTCATGAAGGGTATCGATTATTCTTACTACTACGAGCAGGAGGACGAAGCATGA
- a CDS encoding restriction endonuclease subunit S, whose translation MNAQQLKNAILQEAIEGRLVPQDPNDEPASALLERIRKEKEELVKEGKLKKSALKEIPFSEDEAPFEIPDSWEWCKLGWIGDWGAGATPAKGNPDFYNNGTIPWLRTGELNNGFVYDSEIKVTPKALEKCSLRMCEVGDVLIAMYGATIGKVAIAGIKLTTNQACCACTPYHVYNKYLLYYLMASKKTFTEMGEGGAQPNISREKIVAFPFALPPLAEQHRIVAKIEELLPKVEEYGKAQDALNKLNAELPERLKKSILQEAIEGRLVPQDPNDEPASVLLAKIRKEKEELVKAGKLKKKDLEVKPISEDEIPFEIPESWEWIRLGDVTEIARGGSPRPIKEFLTDAPNGLNWIKIGDTDKGGKYINSCKEKIKPEGLKKTRMVHPGDFLLTNSMSFGRPYITNIEGCIHDGWLMISPYAEVFDQSFLFYVLSSAFAHKQFSDKVAGAVVQNLNSDKVADSFVPIPPLAEQHRIVEKLEQVLGEIDKLKK comes from the coding sequence ATGAACGCACAACAACTGAAGAACGCTATACTGCAAGAGGCCATTGAGGGCCGCTTGGTACCTCAGGACCCCAACGACGAGCCCGCATCAGCCCTCCTAGAACGTATTCGTAAGGAGAAGGAAGAACTGGTAAAGGAAGGTAAACTTAAGAAGTCTGCCTTAAAAGAAATACCTTTCTCTGAAGATGAAGCCCCATTTGAAATACCTGATTCATGGGAATGGTGTAAACTTGGATGGATTGGTGATTGGGGAGCTGGAGCGACACCAGCTAAAGGTAATCCCGATTTTTATAACAATGGAACTATACCTTGGTTAAGAACTGGAGAACTAAATAATGGCTTCGTATATGATTCTGAGATTAAAGTCACTCCCAAAGCATTGGAAAAATGCTCGCTTAGGATGTGCGAAGTAGGTGATGTTCTAATTGCTATGTATGGTGCTACCATTGGTAAAGTAGCGATTGCTGGTATAAAACTAACCACTAATCAAGCATGTTGTGCTTGTACTCCTTATCATGTGTATAACAAGTATTTGTTGTACTATTTGATGGCAAGCAAGAAAACATTTACAGAAATGGGCGAAGGTGGAGCTCAACCGAATATATCTAGAGAGAAAATCGTAGCATTCCCCTTTGCTCTTCCTCCTCTTGCAGAGCAACATCGCATTGTAGCAAAGATAGAAGAACTTCTGCCAAAGGTTGAGGAATACGGCAAGGCTCAAGATGCACTTAACAAACTGAATGCAGAACTACCAGAACGCTTAAAGAAAAGCATTCTTCAAGAAGCCATTGAAGGCCGTCTCGTCCCCCAAGACCCCAACGACGAACCCGCCTCAGTCCTCCTTGCAAAAATCCGCAAGGAGAAAGAAGAACTTGTAAAGGCTGGCAAACTCAAAAAGAAAGACCTCGAAGTAAAACCTATCTCCGAGGACGAGATACCTTTCGAGATTCCTGAGAGTTGGGAGTGGATAAGGTTAGGCGATGTTACAGAAATAGCTCGCGGTGGATCTCCTCGTCCTATAAAAGAATTTTTGACAGATGCTCCCAATGGATTGAATTGGATAAAAATTGGAGATACCGATAAAGGAGGTAAGTATATCAACTCATGTAAGGAGAAAATAAAGCCAGAGGGATTAAAGAAAACGAGGATGGTTCATCCTGGAGATTTTCTCCTGACTAATTCTATGAGTTTCGGAAGACCATATATAACAAATATTGAGGGATGTATACACGACGGATGGCTCATGATTTCTCCATATGCAGAAGTGTTTGATCAATCCTTTTTATTCTATGTTTTATCTTCAGCATTTGCCCACAAACAATTCAGCGATAAAGTTGCTGGCGCTGTTGTACAAAACTTAAATTCTGATAAAGTTGCAGACTCATTTGTCCCTATACCTCCTCTTGCAGAGCAACACCGCATTGTGGAGAAGCTCGAGCAAGTGCTTGGTGAAATCGATAAACTAAAGAAGTAA
- a CDS encoding AbiH family protein, whose amino-acid sequence MNRLVLIGNGFDLAHGLKTSYKDFIYWYWKQRMLKLRDFRGKTSDDGLCKFTILGYDTWRDLFYYNQYKISLAEDNDFFDVTKNKEAFEIEYSPLFERIHKSIETKKWVDIENDYYDLLKEYALSDDSAKKAEILNRQLQYIKELLIKYLGYIEKQKVAKNESIKEKIYAPIKLDDISVSGKNILKEWVDSWMKQDESFIINKMHQYGWKVEDYIESIRYFRNKYHEGKIPFTDVPRSYLLPEAVMLLNFNYTQTAQFYHDSNLGFINYIHGKIDNPQSIIFGYGDELDDDYKKLQKLNDNDCLTNVKSIKYLESDNYRRLLSFAESAPFQIYIMGHSCGNSDRTLLNTLFEHRNCISIKPYYYVKKDGTDNYLELVQNTSRNFTDMKLMRDRVVNKEYCEPLTNRNNN is encoded by the coding sequence ATGAACAGGCTTGTACTCATCGGTAATGGCTTTGACTTGGCGCATGGTCTCAAAACCAGCTATAAGGATTTTATATACTGGTATTGGAAACAAAGGATGCTAAAACTTCGTGATTTCAGAGGTAAGACATCTGATGATGGCCTGTGCAAGTTCACGATATTGGGTTATGACACATGGCGTGACCTATTCTATTATAACCAATATAAAATAAGCCTTGCAGAGGACAACGACTTCTTTGATGTGACAAAGAATAAAGAAGCTTTTGAAATAGAGTATTCCCCTCTTTTTGAGCGAATCCATAAGAGCATAGAGACAAAAAAATGGGTAGATATCGAGAATGATTATTACGACCTTTTGAAAGAATATGCATTGTCTGACGACTCTGCGAAAAAAGCGGAGATTTTAAATAGACAATTGCAGTATATTAAAGAATTGTTGATAAAGTATTTAGGATATATCGAGAAACAAAAGGTAGCTAAAAATGAGAGTATCAAAGAAAAGATATATGCTCCAATAAAGCTAGATGATATTTCTGTTTCAGGCAAGAACATTCTAAAAGAATGGGTCGATTCGTGGATGAAGCAGGATGAATCGTTTATAATAAACAAAATGCATCAATACGGGTGGAAAGTAGAGGATTATATTGAAAGTATTCGGTATTTCCGCAATAAATATCATGAAGGGAAAATACCCTTTACTGATGTTCCACGTTCTTACCTGCTACCAGAAGCTGTGATGCTGTTAAACTTCAACTATACACAAACGGCTCAGTTTTATCATGATAGTAATTTGGGCTTCATCAATTATATACATGGAAAAATAGATAATCCTCAAAGTATCATCTTTGGCTATGGAGATGAACTGGATGATGATTATAAGAAACTACAGAAATTGAATGACAATGATTGTCTTACCAATGTAAAATCAATAAAATATCTAGAATCAGATAATTATAGGAGGTTATTGTCTTTTGCAGAGTCGGCACCTTTTCAGATTTACATCATGGGACATTCGTGTGGTAATTCAGACAGAACATTATTGAATACTCTTTTCGAGCATCGTAATTGTATCTCCATCAAACCATATTATTATGTGAAAAAGGATGGAACAGACAACTATCTTGAGCTCGTTCAGAATACCAGTCGTAACTTTACAGATATGAAGTTGATGCGAGATAGGGTGGTGAACAAGGAATATTGTGAACCACTTACCAACCGAAATAATAACTAA
- a CDS encoding McrB family protein translates to MQATNVDKYIRLLKANKNLILTGAPGTGKTYLAKAIAKEMKAECELVQFHPSYDYTDFVEGLRPIQENAGEVGFERKDGVFKEFCARALKNLQDSKKTIQALQQESSVRDLLEDFIEESLEENTKFETSGTKNSFYIIDNKEKSIIVKVPANEKTSEVALPKSDLTTLLENDVPIKGGKDIQTYFHRKYRTQQDSYIYVFYNILKKRKSVHLKNVTVDLIPEKKFVFIIDEINRGEISKIFGELFFSIDPGYRGVAGRVKTQYQNLIEEGDVFKEGFYVPENVYIIGTMNDIDRSVESMDFAMRRRFTWKEVTAKDSMKMLEGSPYEDEAKKRMESLNNAILKVRGLGEAYQIGAAYFKKIEQYNGDFQKLWDYHLKGLLYEYLRGNMNAKEQLDELKKAYDNETPIDEASI, encoded by the coding sequence ATGCAAGCAACGAATGTTGATAAATACATCCGATTGTTGAAAGCAAATAAGAATTTGATTCTTACAGGTGCGCCTGGTACAGGAAAAACGTATCTGGCTAAAGCTATTGCCAAAGAAATGAAGGCAGAGTGTGAGTTAGTGCAGTTCCATCCATCGTATGACTATACCGACTTTGTTGAGGGATTGCGTCCTATTCAGGAGAATGCTGGCGAGGTAGGATTTGAACGCAAAGATGGAGTGTTTAAAGAATTCTGTGCTCGCGCTCTTAAGAATTTGCAGGATTCTAAAAAAACTATTCAGGCTTTGCAGCAGGAATCGTCTGTTCGCGACTTGTTAGAGGACTTTATCGAAGAGTCGCTCGAAGAAAACACGAAGTTCGAAACGTCAGGAACCAAGAACTCCTTTTATATAATAGATAATAAAGAGAAATCAATCATCGTTAAAGTTCCAGCAAATGAGAAAACCAGTGAGGTTGCTCTACCAAAATCTGATTTGACAACATTGCTTGAAAACGATGTTCCTATCAAAGGTGGAAAAGATATTCAGACATACTTCCATCGCAAATACAGAACTCAGCAGGATTCGTATATATATGTGTTCTACAATATTCTGAAAAAGAGAAAGTCTGTTCACTTAAAAAATGTGACTGTAGACCTGATTCCTGAGAAGAAGTTCGTATTTATCATCGACGAGATTAATCGCGGTGAGATTTCCAAGATATTTGGTGAGTTGTTCTTCTCGATTGACCCAGGATACAGAGGCGTGGCTGGTCGCGTGAAGACGCAATACCAGAACCTGATAGAGGAGGGCGATGTGTTTAAGGAAGGTTTCTATGTGCCTGAGAATGTCTACATCATTGGTACGATGAATGATATTGATCGTAGCGTGGAAAGTATGGACTTTGCTATGCGTCGCCGTTTTACTTGGAAGGAGGTGACGGCTAAGGACAGTATGAAGATGCTTGAGGGTAGTCCTTACGAGGATGAGGCCAAGAAACGAATGGAGAGTCTGAATAATGCTATTCTGAAAGTTCGTGGACTGGGCGAGGCTTATCAGATTGGTGCAGCCTATTTCAAGAAGATTGAGCAATATAATGGAGATTTCCAGAAGCTGTGGGATTATCATCTGAAAGGCTTGCTCTATGAGTATCTGCGTGGAAATATGAATGCTAAAGAGCAATTGGACGAACTGAAAAAGGCATACGACAACGAAACGCCAATAGATGAAGCATCTATTTAA